The following are encoded in a window of Impatiens glandulifera chromosome 5, dImpGla2.1, whole genome shotgun sequence genomic DNA:
- the LOC124940015 gene encoding cytochrome P450 76T24-like, with amino-acid sequence MDIIPLILSSFLFIFFLSSALSHFRRRKLPPGPIGLPIFGNLFQVGPKPHVSFARLAKKYGPIMSLRLGSVTSVVVSSPEIAREILQKHDEVLCDRAIPDVARGQANFHISMVWLPYGNRWRMLRQVLNTQLTHMHKLDSLVELRHKASRELVEFVKEISQRGGPGIIGERPVAIGNLAFATALNQMSKTCFSQNVAEYESKEIQGFMKAVKTVMHVAGQFNIADVFPWLKTMDPQGLRRKSKEAYGWLEAVVDVFVNKRMQWRKDSSLSSSYTHHDGDLLDSFIDYSLKDPNFHTQQLKVLLLELILAGSDTTSITVEWAMTELLLNSDIMIKLRQEITEVVGPKGEIEEADIINLPYLQAVIKEAMRLRLAVPLLIPHNSKEEVEVNGYVIPKNTQTIINAWAMARDPCYWEAPDKFLPERFLNSNMDFKGQHFGFIPFGSGRRICPGILVAQRMVSLIIASLVYHFDWKLPRGTTIDNLDMDDVFGLTLRRATPLLAVPTLIKH; translated from the exons ATGGATATTATTCCTTTGATTCTCTCCTCattcctcttcatcttctttctcagtTCAGCTCTTTCTCACTTTAGAAGAAGGAAGCTTCCCCCAGGTCCTATTGGCCTGCCCATCTTTGGAAACCTTTTTCAG GTTGGGCCGAAGCCACATGTGTCGTTTGCGAGACTGGCTAAAAAGTACGGTCCAATAATGTCCCTACGGCTCGGTTCTGTCACATCGGTGGTTGTTTCTTCCCCGGAGATTGCCCGAGAGATTTTACAGAAGCATGACGAGGTTTTATGTGACAGGGCAATACCAGACGTTGCGAGAGGCCAAGCTAATTTTCACATCTCCATGGTTTGGCTTCCCTACGGCAATAGGTGGCGGATGCTTAGACAAGTATTGAACACTCAGTTGACACACATGCATAAGTTAGACTCCTTGGTCGAGTTGCGGCATAAGGCTTCTAGAGAGCTCGTGGAATTCGTGAAGGAGATCTCTCAACGCGGTGGGCCGGGGATTATAGGGGAGAGACCAGTTGCTATCGGAAACTTGGCTTTCGCGACGGCTCTCAACCAAATGTCAAAGACTTGTTTCTCGCAGAATGTCGCAGAATATGAATCCAAAGAGATTCag GGGTTTATGAAGGCGGTGAAAACAGTAATGCATGTGGCGGGACAGTTTAACATAGCGGACGTGTTTCCTTGGCTTAAGACAATGGATCCACAAGGGCTGAGGCGCAAGTCTAAGGAAGCTTATGGTTGGCTTGAGGCAGTGGTTGATGTCTTTGTTAACAAAAGGATGCAATGGAGGAAGGATTCTAgcctttcttcttcttatacACATCATGATGGTGATCTCTTGGATTCATTTATTGACTACAGTCTTAAAGACCCTAACTTTCATACTCAACAGCTCAAAGTCTTACTACTG gaGTTAATTCTGGCTGGATCTGATACAACATCCATCACCGTTGAATGGGCAATGACGGAACTTCTTTTGAATTCAGACATAATGATAAAACTTCGTCAAGAGATAACAGAGGTAGTTGGCCCAAAGGGAGAAATAGAAGAAGCTGACATTATTAATTTACCATACCTACAAGCTGTAATTAAAGAAGCAATGAGGCTTAGGCTAGCTGTTCCACTTCTAATTCCCCACAATTCCaaagaagaagttgaagttAATGGCTACGTGATCCCAAAGAACACACAAACAATCATAAATGCTTGGGCAATGGCTCGAGATCCCTGCTACTGGGAAGCCCCCGACAAGTTCTTACCCGAGAGATTTCTCAACTCAAACATGGATTTTAAAGGACAACATTTTGGGTTCATTCCATTTGGTTCTGGACGAAGAATATGCCCTGGGATACTCGTGGCTCAACGCATGGTTAGCCTCATAATTGCGTCATTGGTTTACCATTTCGATTGGAAGCTTCCAAGAGGTACCACAATAGATAACCTTGACATGGACGATGTCTTTGGCCTCACACTCCGAAGGGCTACTCCATTGCTCGCGGTCCCAACACTGATTAAACATtga
- the LOC124939272 gene encoding uncharacterized protein LOC124939272 — MREQNIHDAIWKEISNRVKEYLANWVYEAGISFNAIDLNSFKLFVKALGQFGRMFKPPSKYEFREPLLKKAVDRTKTKLKINEDEWKNSGCSIMTGGWSDRKRRSIMNLCINSRAGTVFHSSKDFSNIPHTSEVILEYVDQCIEKVELEKIVQIVTDNASNNIGAANLMRQKRATIFWTSCATHTINLILEGIAKLPRFKKILDQAKDLTIFIYAHHKTLAMMRSYTKKRDIVRPGVTRFASSFLTLQSLVEKKVQLKAIFSSTEWDE, encoded by the coding sequence ATGAGAGAACAGAACATCCATGATGCCATTTGGAAAGAGATATCAAATCGCGTGAAGGAGTATTTGGCTAATTGGGTTTATGAAGCTGGCATATCTTTTAATGCAATTGACCTGAATAGCTTTAAGCTTTTTGTAAAAGCACTTGGTCAATTTGGACGAATGTTTAAACCTCCTAGTAAATATGAATTTAGGGAGCCACTATTGAAAAAAGCAGTTGATAGAACTAAAACTAAATTGAAGATTAATGAAGATGAATGGAAAAATAGTGGATGTTCAATCATGACTGGTGGCTGGAGTGATAGAAAGAGAAGAAGCATCATGAACTTGTGTATTAATTCAAGGGCAGGTACTGTTTTCCATTCTTCTAaggatttttcaaatattccaCACACAAGTGAAGTGATTCTTGAGTATGTTGATCAATGCATTGAGAAAGTTGAGCTGGAGAAAATCGTTCAAATAGTAACAGACAATGCTTCTAACAATATAGGAGCAGCAAATTTGATGCGGCAAAAAAGGGCAACGATATTTTGGACATCATGTGCTACGCATACAATTAACCTTATACTCGAGGGTATTGCAAAACTACCTCGGTTCAAGAAAATCCTTGATCAAGCCAAAGATTTAACCATCTTCATTTATGCTCATCACAAGACTCTAGCCATGATGAGGTCCTATACAAAAAAGAGAGACATAGTGAGACCAGGAGTCACTAGATTTGCTTCTTCATTCCTTACTTTACAAAGTTTAGTTGAGAAAAAGGTGCAATTGAAGGCAATATTTTCTAGCACTGAGTGGGATGAATGA